From Coffea arabica cultivar ET-39 chromosome 2e, Coffea Arabica ET-39 HiFi, whole genome shotgun sequence, the proteins below share one genomic window:
- the LOC113732345 gene encoding rust resistance kinase Lr10, giving the protein MSQDKLSIASLIVLVLVSVGLATSCEATNNHHCNPSSCGDIRNISYPFRLKEDPIHCGDPSYELACENNRTIVNLFLQKYYVQEIIYENYLMRVVDPGLDKANCSSFPINTLEYDELQMADNPQDGYTLYDIFYTNIPVLFISCPAPVRSPFFSDIMAFCRNHMPSNFSSPTNNHSYLLFGDHEVSVLNDSCAVNMAAWVTKDFGGRKAYTSPAGLYDALAYGFLLDWRGIYCQQCSSGSCYRYVNGSIRCSAVYMPCELLHPHTFRPTFECLKEIWYQKVEFLGQYPAIHRELGILIGMCLAGRFLLGVPFLFALIIYKIRRSHLSMYENIEDFLQSPNNLMPVRYAYSDIRKMTNNFNEKLGEGGYGTVFKGKLRSGPLVAVKMLGKSKANGQEFISEVATIGRIHHANVVRLIGFCFEGSKRALVYEFMPNGSLEKYIFRKETETTSLSCEKLFDIALAIAKGIDYLHSGCDMQILHFDIKPHNVLLDEHFAPKLSDFGLAKLYPTENSIVSLTAARGTLGYMAPELYYKNIGGVSYKADIYSFGMRLLEMAGKRKNLNPLVDQRSQIYFPSWVYDQLSKGNSIEVGDASEDERKMFKKMILIALWCIQMKPINRPSMNKVIEMLEGDGELLEMPPKPFQNPDEMPAPEAEDGGNDAEETTDFPQLQLDRVDSSDMSMDQD; this is encoded by the exons ATGTCACAAGACAAGCTATCCATAGCATCTCTAATTGTTCTAGTATTAGTCTCGGTAGGGTTGGCAACCAGCTGCGAAGCCACCAACAATCACCACTGCAACCCTTCCTCTTGTGGTGATATCCGAAATATTAGCTACCCTTTTCGACTGAAAGAAGATCCCATCCATTGCGGTGACCCCAGCTACGAGCTTGCCTGTGAGAACAATCGCACCATTGTCAACTTGTTTTTACAAAAGTACTACGTGCAGGAAATTATCTATGAAAACTACTTGATGCGGGTAGTTGATCCAGGCCTAGATAAGGCCAATTGttcttcttttccaattaaCACACTGGAATATGATGAGCTACAAATGGCTGATAACCCACAGGATGGATATACTTTATATGATATCTTCTATACAAATATTCCTGTACTTTTTATTTCTTGCCCTGCTCCGGTGAGATCTCCTTTCTTTTCAGATATCATGGCATTCTGCAGAAATCATATGCCTTCCAACTTTTCATCCCCAACGAATAACCATTCTTACCTTTTATTTGGAGACcatgaagtatctgtactgaaTGATTCCTGTGCTGTCAACATGGCTGCTTGGGTCACAAAGGATTTTGGTGGAAGAAAAGCTTATACTTCTCCTGCAGGTCTTTATGATGCTCTCGCCTATGGATTTTTGCTTGATTGGCGTGGCATCTATTGCCAACAGTGCAGCAGTGGTTCTTGTTATCGTTACGTGAATGGTTCTATCCGTTGCTCAGCTGTATATATGCCGTGCGAGCTCCTTCACCCACATACATTCAGGCCCACGTTCGAAT GTCTTAAGGAGATATGGTACCAGAAAGTTGAGTTTTTAGGTCAATACCCGG CAATTCACAGAGAATTAGGAATTCTCATTG GAATGTGTCTGGCAGGGAGATTTTTATTGGGTGTCCCATTCCTGTTTGCATTAATAATCTACAAAATAAGAAGGTCGCACTTGTCTATGTATGAAAACATTGAAGACTTCTTACAGAGTCCAAACAATCTCATGCCAGTTAGGTACGCATACTCAGACATAAGAAAGATGACCAATAATTTCAATGAAAAATTGGGTGAAGGAGGCTATGggactgttttcaaaggaaagCTTCGGAGTGGTCCACTGGTAGCGGTAAAAATGCTGGGCAAATCCAAGGCCAACGGGCAGGAGTTTATCAGCGAAGTCGCTACCATAGGGAGGATTCACCATGCTAATGTGGTAAGGCTGATTGGCTTCTGCTTTGAAGGCTCCAAAAGGGCTCTTGTCTATGAATTCATGCCTAATGGATCTCTTGAGAAATATATTTTCCGAAAAGAAACAGAGACAACATCCTTGAGTTGTGAAAAGCTGTTCGACATTGCTCTTGCGATTGCTAAAGGAATTGATTATTTACACAGCGGCTGTGACATGCAAATTTTGCATTTTGATATCAAGCCTCACAACGTTCTTCTAGATGAGCATTTTGCTCCTAAACTTTCTGACTTTGGACTTGCAAAATTGTATCCAACAGAGAATAGTATTGTGTCCCTGACAGCTGCAAGAGGTACGTTGGGATACATGGCTCCAGAGTTGTACTACAAAAATATTGGAGGAGTCTCGTACAAAGCAGACATATACAGCTTTGGAATGCGGCTGCTGGAAATGgctgggaaaaggaaaaatctgaaCCCTTTAGTGGACCAGAGGAGCCAGATATACTTCCCTTCATGGGTTTATGATCAACTGAGTAAAGGAAACAGTATTGAGGTTGGAGATGCATCAGAAGATGAAAGAAAGATGTTCAAGAAGATGATCCTGATAGCATTGTGGTGCATACAGATGAAGCCAATCAATCGCCCTTCTATGAACAAAGTAATAGAAATGCTTGAAGGAGATGGTGAACTCTTAGAAATGCCTCCTAAGCCATTCCAAAATCCAGACGAAATGCCTGCACCTGAGGCTGAGGATGGTGGAAATGATGCAGAAGAGACCACTGATTTCCCACAGCTACAACTAGATCGTGTAGATTCAAGTGATATGAGTATGGATCAAGATTAA